One genomic segment of Vulpes vulpes isolate BD-2025 chromosome 2, VulVul3, whole genome shotgun sequence includes these proteins:
- the SEC16A gene encoding protein transport protein Sec16A isoform X7 yields MQPPPQAAPSGVIGPPPAGTPQSMFWSNRPYRRQANNNTPVTPITCPLQPVTDPFAFSRQALQSTSLGSSSKNSLPILQGPAPAAFPQRPGLPVPHTNAGDTPQGPVSQPRADGGLFSSVLTPSAPLESELNRSADGAPSSEPEVQTLPCPQYIPGVGPDGSHGGHPPINLPGPDRPLSTQNPHDGAPVLAPPPFIPQPHQPMPGHWGPGQSSPQPSGQHYWPRPEGPVQNAVPHASSVPHFPAPSNPHHGPGHEQLNPLMPLPGPLASDGSNEAAYLQSGNHSTSNFDPENAFRQNSQAGNTRVSQELRPSPGVNKEQLPDLALINPLTQGNSPESHLHYPPGAGTTRALPEVDSGALSMFFQGGETENEENLSSEKTGSAGQCDFDGFSPSPALGHAPAHMGAGSIYQAFPKGSSSEATQPGGHPQPYFSQSAGAQPDRPTTANAAVTLWGSTANAGTHAASSSQSENVEDLEFIQNQEVLPSEPLSLDPSTLSDQVRYGPLPRPAIPRLGVVGLAGGGGPNLEAPDSAPHPVRSDSVSSSYSSKSHRNSSSAARPQELVGTFIQQEVGKPEDESSGSFFKQIDSSPVGGETNGTTMSQNHHSSLSQPSTPSPPKPTGIFQTSANSSFEPVKSHLVGVKPVEADRANVVGEVRGTAAYQKQRRPTAALPDTSPGNLEQPPDNIETLFTLQACSPPFTVPVEAGPGLVHTTGPPLETVLLAAEKRPLARAQGAVKCESPVTTLWAQNELPDFGGNVLLAPAAPALHVPVKPQPSEVIQPPDEGMSAPQARQPGSGLPLQSGDSIGASENLENPPKMGEEEALPSQASSGYASLLSSPPTESLQNQPVLIAQPDQSYNLAQPINFTVSLSSPNEKNQPWRDALIGDKPSTSSRAVGGDSGDSAPVSGIAAGSLTRSPLPSSLTQSSFPHVPGTLEIVSNQPANLLVQPPPHPVPKNLLPENQKIHNVENVLPELVSSPAGSIGMMLVPPANATSVPAGNKADHSSNREETAGALDFAPNRTLENPLRMYSPSHSDSSACPHTVSSHPRQLGPGPHNPDYFYQQVTKDAQDQCGLERAQQEPAPPPPQGPKAACSEPSNPGSPPIQGQPQNSVPPPASPAPADTGQQLPPPRPPRSSSASVVSTSSSQAAVRSDQHWLQPPPPDLASYYYYRPLYDGYQSHYPSPYPPDPGTVSLYYQDIYGLYEPRYRSYDSAAPAYADSYRYPEPERPSSRASHCSDRPPARQGYPEGYYSSKSGWSSQSDRYADCYSGQYDYGDPGRWERYHYGSRFRDPRTCDRRYWYDAEYDPYRKESYAYGDRTERYDDPWRYDPRFTGSFDDDPEPHRDPYGEDVDRRSVHSERSAQSLRSSFSSHSRQSQVYRNHGVTAASYEAPPPPGSLPGDYAYGAYGSNFGSAQGFPEYGYPAEGGWPATEQAPSRPTSPEKFSVPHVCARFGPGGQLIKVIPNLPSEGQPALVEIHSMETLLQHTPEQEELRSFPGPLGKDDTHKVDVINFAQNKATKCLQNENLIDKESASLLWNFIVLLCRQNGTVVGTDLAELLLQDHKTVWLPGKSPNEANLIDFTNEAVEQVEEEESGEAQLSFLTDSQAASSSALEKETERFRELLLYGRKKDALESAMKNALWGHALLLASKMDSRTHARVMTRFANSLPINDPLQTVYQLMSGRMPAASTCCGDEKWGDWRPHLAMVLSNLSSNVDVESRAMATMGDTLASKGLLDAAHFCYLMAQVGLGVYTKKTTKLVLIGSNHSLPFSKFATNEAIQRTEAYEYAQSLGAQTCSFPNFQVFKFIYSCRLAEMGLATQAFHYCEVIAKSILLQPHKYSPVLISQLAQIASQLRLFDPQLREKPEEESFVEPAWLTQLHRVDKQVKEGATVWSQDGTFPQRCPSTPSSEAGHFDGPALAQPGGPGTSNPLLAPPVPSAEHFGQGVRLLPSAPSTLPASQPAVPARVPLFPVLPPEGPVELGPGCGPQGAALGFPEPSGPDPVAPYLGPGLPPGVPPLQGSEQEARTQDPGVLPPEALGRNSLLELREEGFGGKFANLGPSRMSQDSEVPPGWECASSGALQPPLTSAPEVKRPTQAARKEAKEPKKSSESWFFRWLPGKKRTEAYLPDDKNKSIVWDEKKNRWVDVNEPEEEKKAPPPPPASLPKVPLAGPPGPGGPPRASVNMFSRKAAAGARARYVDVLNPGGPQRSEAAPAPAEFFAPLAPLPIPPHLFGPNADAEEAPPAEGAAGGSANPEPVSEPQVFSSAAALPGPELPPAREDSSQGGEAPSDHAPAGGVPGPAVPFYSPAPFAQASATSGGSRMGRTGQRKYPVLS; encoded by the exons ATGCAGCCACCACCCCAGGCAGCCCCATCAGGCGTGATTGGGCCACCTCCAGCTGGGACTCCTCAGAGCATGTTCTGGTCCAACAGACCGTATAGGAGACAGGCAAATAATAACACACCCGTGACTCCAATAACTTGCCCACTGCAGCCGGTGACGGATCCATTTGCTTTTAGTAGACAGGCGCTACAAAGTACATCATTGGGCAGTTCATCCAAAAACAGCCTGCCCATTTTGCAAGGCCCGGCCCCAGCAGCGTTCCCTCAGCGCCCTGGTCTGCCTGTGCCTCACACAAATGCTGGGGATACCCCCCAAGGACCTGTGTCACAGCCCAGAGCAGATGGTGGTCTGTTTTCCAGTGTGTTGACTCCTTCAGCACCATTGGAGTCAGAGTTGAACCGGAGTGCCGATGGTGCTCCCAGCTCAGAACCCGAAGTTCAGACTCTGCCGTGTCCTCAGTACATTCCAGGAGTGGGTCCTGACGGTTCCCACGGGGGGCATCCACCCATAAACCTGCCTGGGCCTGATAGGCCCCTGAGTACGCAGAACCCGCACGATGGTGCTCCAGTGTTAGCACCGCCCCCTTTCATCCCTCAGCCTCATCAGCCGATGCCAGGCCATTGGGGCCCAGGGCAGAGCAGCCCACAACCCTCAGGTCAGCACTACTGGCCCCGCCCAGAAGGACCTGTTCAGAATGCGGTGCCCCATGCCTCCAGTGTTCCTCACTTCCCTGCTCCGTCCAACCCGCACCATGGTCCTGGCCACGAGCAGCTCAACCCACTGATGCCTTTGCCAGGGCCCTTAGCCAGTGATGGAAGCAACGAGGCAGCCTACCTGCAAAGTGGAAACCACTCAACAAGTAACTTTGATCCTGAAAATGCATTCAGGCAAAATTCTCAAGCTGGGAATACTCGGGTGAGCCAGGAGCTCAGGCCAAGTCCAGGAGTGAATAAAGAGCAGTTGCCAGACCTTGCTCTCATTAATCCCCTCACTCAGGGAAATAGCCCAGAAAGCCATTTGCACTATCCCCCGGGGGCTGGGACCACCCGGGCCCTGCCAGAAGTGGACTCGGGAGCTCTCTCTATGTTTTTCCAAGgtggggagacagaaaatgaggaGAACCTCTCATCTGAAAAAACTGGCTCTGCTGGTCAGTGTGACTTCGATGGCTTCTCCCCCAGTCCTGCACTCGGTCATGCTCCTGCCCATATGGGAGCAGGTAGCATTTACCAGGCCTTTCCCAAAGGTTCCAGCAGTGAGGCCACGCAGCCAGGAGGGCATCCACAACCTTATTTTTCTCAGTCTGCAGGTGCCCAGCCTGATAGACCCACCACAGCAAATGCTGCCGTCACCCTGTGGGGCAGCACAGCCAATGCAGGTACGCACGCTGCCAGTAGCTCACAATCTGAGAACGTGGAAGACCTTGAATTCATTCAGAATCAGGAAGTCCTGCCAAGTGAGCCTCTGAGCTTGGACCCTTCCACCCTGAGTGATCAGGTCAGATATGGGCCCCTTCCCAGGCCAGCCATCCCCAGGCTCGGTGTTGTGGGCCTTGCTGGAGGCGGGGGCCCAAATCTCGAGGCACCGGATTCAGCACCGCACCCTGTACGATCTGATAGCGTGTCATCCAGTTACAGCAGTAAGAGCCACAGGAATTCTTCGAGTGCAGCCAGGCCCCAAGAATTGGTAGGTACTTTCATTCAGCAAGAAGTTGGAAAACCTGAAGATGAGTCTTCGGGAagtttttttaagcaaatagaTTCTTCTCCTGTGGGAGGTGAGACAAACGGGACCACCATGAGCCAGAATCACCACAGCAGCCTGTCTCAGCCCTCAACCCCTAGCCCCCCAAAACCCACTGGGATATTTCAGACAAGTGCAAATAGTTCATTTGAACCAGTGAAATCCCACTTAGTTGGAGTAAAACCAGTTGAGGCCGATCGGGCCAATGTGGTGGGTGAGGTGAGAGGAACCGCTGCCTACCAGAAGCAGCGCAGACCCACTGCTGCCCTACCTGACACCTCCCCCGGCAACCTGGAGCAGCCGCCAGACAACATAGAGACCCTGTTCACACTCCAGGCCTGTTCTCCGCCCTTTACTGTACCCGTGGAGGCCGGGCCTGGGCTCGTGCACACCACTGGACCACCCTTGGAAACTGTGCTTCTGGCAGCTGAGAAAAGGCCTTTGGCCAGAGCCCAGGGAGCTGTGAAGTGTGAGAGCCCAGTGACGACGTTGTGGGCGCAGAACGAGCTGCCAGATTTTGGAGGCAACGTCCTTCTAGCCCCAGCTGCTCCTGCATTGCATGTGCCTGTGAAACCACAGCCATCTGAAGTGATTCAGCCTCCAGATGAGGGCATGTCTGCTCCGCAGGCCCGGCAGCCAGGCTCCGGCCTCCCTCTGCAGAGTGGGGACAGCATCGGTGCTTCTGAGAACCTCGAGAATCCTCCCAAGATGGGAGAAGAGGAGGCGCTCCCGTCACAGGCAAGTTCTGGCTATGCCAGTCTGTTATCCTCACCACCCACTGAATCTTTGCAGAATCAACCAGTCTTGATCGCCCAGCCTGATCAAAGCTATAATTTGGCTCAGCCCATTAACTTTACTGTGTCCTTATCAAGTCCTAATGAGAAGAATCAGCCCTGGAGAGATGCTTTGATTGGGGATAAACCCTCCACAAGCAGCCGGGCTGTGGGGGGTGACTCTGGAGACAGCGCTCCTGTGTCTGGGATCGCGGCCGGCTCTCTCACCCGCTCGCCTCTGCCCAGCAGTCTCACGCAAAGTAGTTTTCCACATGTTCCTGGCACTTTGGAAATAGTTTCTAATCAACCTGCTAATTTGCTGGTTCAGCCACCACCTCATCCAGTTCCAAAGAACTTGCTTCCAGAAAACCAAAAGATTCATAATGTGGAGAATGTTCTTCCCGAGTTGGTCAGTAGCCCTGCTGGAAGCATAGGCATGATGTTAGTGCCACCTGCAAATGCTACCTCAGTACCTGCTGGTAATAAGGCAGATCACTCCAGTAATCGGGAAGAAACTGCTGGAGCCCTAGACTTTGCGCCTAATAGGACTTTGGAAAACCCTCTAAGAATGTATAGCCCGTCCCATTCTGACAGCTCTGCTTGTCCACACACTGTCAGCAGTCATCCTAGACAACTGGGGCCTGGGCCACATAACCCAGACTATTTCTACCAACAGGTGACAAAAGATGCTCAGGACCAGTGTGGCCTAGAGAGAGCCCAGCAGGAGCCCGCACCGCCTCCCCCACAAGGGCCCAAAGCAGCATGTTCAGAACCTTCAAACCCAGGAAGTCCACCCATACAGGGACAGCCCCAAAACTCGGTCCCACCACCTGCAAGTCCAGCTCCGGCTGACACGGGTCAGCAGTTGCCGCCGCCGCGGCCACCTCGGTCCTCCAGCGCATCTGTTGTGTCCACCAGCTCGAGCCAGGCAGCTGTGCGGTCGGACCAGCACTGGCTGCAGCCGCCACCTCCAGACTTGGcatcttattattattacagaCCCCTGTATGATGGCTACCAGTCCCATTACCCATCGCCCTACCCGCCGGATCCTGGCACGGTCTCCCTCTATTACCAG GACATCTACGGCCTGTATGAGCCCAGGTACAGGTCCTACGATAGCGCGGCGCCTGCTTATGCTGACAGCTACCGCTACCCCGAGCCTGAGCGACCCAGCTCCCGAGCAAGTCACTGCTCAGACCGGCCACCTGCCAG GCAGGGGTACCCCGAAGGTTACTACAGTTCCAAAAGTGGATGGAGCAGTCAAAGTGACCGCTATGCAGATTGTTACTCTGGCCAGTATGATTATGGAG ACCCAGGTCGCTGGGAGCGGTACCACTATGGTTCCAGATTCCGGGATCCCCGCACCTGTGACCGGAGGTATTGGTATGATGCTGAATACGATCCATACAGGAAAGAAAGCTATGCTTATGGCGACAG gaccGAGAGGTATGATGACCCCTGGAGATATGACCCTCGCTTCACTGGCAGTTTTGACGATGACCCCGAGCCCCACAGGGACCCTTATGGGGAAGACGTGGACAGGCGCAGTGTGCACAGCGAGCGCTCGGCCCAGAGCCTGCGCAGCAGCTTCAGCTCCCACTCCCGTCAG AGTCAGGTTTACAGAAATCATGGTGTGACTGCTGCTTCCTACGaggccccgcctccccccggcTCCTTGCCTGGCGATTATGCCTACGGCGCCTATGGCAGCAATTTTGGCAGTGCCCAGGGCTTCCCAGAGTACGGCTACCCTGCTGAAGGTGGCTGGCCTGCCACGGAGCAAG CTCCATCAAGACCAACTTCCCCGGAGAAGTTCTCCGTGCCTCATGTCTGTGCCAGGTTCGGTCCTGGGGGGCAGCTCATTAAAGTGATCCCAAATCTGCCTTCCGAAGGACAGCCTGCGCTGGTTGAGATTCACAGCATGGAG ACCTTGCTGCAGCACACGCCGGAGCAGGAGGAGCTGCGCTCGTTCCCAGGACCGCTTGGCAA AGATGATACCCATAAAGTGGATGTTATTAATTTTGCACAGAATAAAGCTACAAAGTGTTTGCAGAATGAAAATTTAATTGACAAAGAGTCTGCAAGTCTTCTTTGGAATTTTATCGTTCTCTTGTGCAGACAGAATGGG ACTGTGGTGGGAACAGACCTTGCGGAGCTTTTGTTACAAGACCACAAAACCGTGTGGCTTCCTGGGAAGTCACCCAACGAGGCCAACCTGATTGATTTTACTAACGAGGCTGTGGAgcaagtggaggaggaggagtccGGGGAGGCCCAGCTCTCGTTTCTCACTGACAGCCAGGCAGCCAGCAGCAGTGCTCTTGAGAAGGAGACCGAGAGGTTCCGGGAGCTGCTGCTATATGGCCGCAAGAAG gatGCTTTAGAGTCTGCGATGAAGAATGCCTTATGGGGTCATGCTCTGTTACTTGCAAGTAAGATGGATAGCCGGACACACGCCCGCGTCATGACCAG GTTTGCCAACAGTCTTCCCATCAACGACCCTCTGCAGACAGTGTACCAGCTGATGTCAGGGCGGATGCCTGCCGCGTCCACG TGTTGCGGAGATGAGAAGTGGGGAGATTGGAGGCCACATCTTGCTATGGTTTTGTCCAACCTGAGCAGCAATGTGGATGTGGAGTCCAGGGCAATGGCCACCATGGGTGACACTCTGG CTTCAAAAGGTCTCTTAGATGCTGCACACTTTTGCTACCTCATGGCCCAGGTCGGATTGGGAgtttatacaaagaaaaccacaaaactcGTCTTAATTGGATCGAACCACAG TTTGCCGTTTTCAAAGTTTGCAACAAATGAAGCTATTCAGAGGACAGAAGCCTATGAATATGCCCAGTCTCTTGGGGCACAGACCTGCTCCTTCCCCAATTTCCAG GTGTTCAAGTTCATCTACTCATGCCGCCTGGCTGAGATGGGGCTGGCCACACAGGCCTTCCACTACTGCGAGGTGATTGCCAAGAGCATCCTGCTGCAGCCCCACAAGTACTCGCCCGTGCTCATCAGCCAGCTGGCTCAG ATTGCATCCCAGCTGCGGCTCTTTGACCCACAGCTGAGAGAGAAGCCGGAGGAGGAGTCCTTTGTTGAGCCTGCCTGGCTGACCCAGCTGCACCGCGTGGACAAGCAGGTCAAG GAGGGTGCCACAGTGTGGAGTCAGGATGGGACCTTCCCCCAGCGCTGCCCCAGCACACCGAGCTCCGAGGCAGGGCACTTTGATGGCCCAGCGCTCGCCCAGCCAGGGGGCCCGGGCACCAGCAATCCGCTACTGGCGCCGCCCGTGCCCAGCGCTGAGCACTTTGGCCAGGGTGTGCGGCTGCTGCCTTCAG CTCCGTCAACGCTccctgccagccagccagccgtCCCTGCCAGGGTGCCACTGTTCCCGGTGCTGCCACCTGAGGGCCCTGTTGAGCTGGGGCCTGGCTGTGGACCCCAAGGGGCTGCCCTTGGCTTTCCAGAGCCCTCTGGGCCTGACCCTGTGGCTCCGTACCTGGGGCCTGGCCTGCCACCTGGCGTGCCACCTCTGCAGGGAAGTGAGCAGGaggccaggacccaggacccag GGGTGTTGCCACCAGAGGCGCTTGGTAGAAACTCACTTCTGGAGCTGAGAGAAGAGGGTTTTGGTGGAAAATTTGCTAATCTG GGCCCCTCCAGGatgtcccaggactctgaggtcccTCCAGGGTGGGAGTGTGCCAGCTCAGGTGCTCTGCAGCCGCCACTGACGTCCGCTCCCGAAGTGAAGAGACCTACACAAGCAGCCAGGAAAGAGGCCAAGGAGCCTAAGAAG AGTAGTGAATCCTGGTTCTTCCGTTGGCTCCcggggaaaaaaaggacagaagcTTATTTGCCAGACGACAAGAACAAATCG ATCGTCTGGGATGAAAAGAAGAACCGGTGGGTGGATGTAAATGAGCCGGAGGAGGAG AAGAAGGCTCCGCCCCCACCACCAGCCTCGCTCCCCAAGGTTCCGCTTGCTGGGCCCCCTGGTCCTGGAGGGCCCCCGAGGGCCTCTGTGAACATGTTTTCTAGGAAAGCAG CAGCTGGAGCCAGAGCACGCTACGTGGACGTTTTAAACCCAGGGGGCCCTCAGCGGAGCGAGGCAGCTCCTGCTCCTGCAGAGTTTTTTGCTCCTCTTGCCCCGCTCCCGATTCCTCCTCACTTGTTTGGACCAAATGCAG ATGCAGAGGAAGCCCCGCCTGCGGAGGGGGCCGCAGGGGGTTCGGCCAACCCAGAACCTGTCTCAGAGCCCCAG GTGTTTAGCTCGGCGGCAGCACTCCCCGGTCCTGAGCTCCCACCTGCCCGTGAGGACAGCTCCCAAGGAGGAGAG